A stretch of the Ictidomys tridecemlineatus isolate mIctTri1 chromosome 5, mIctTri1.hap1, whole genome shotgun sequence genome encodes the following:
- the Pld4 gene encoding 5'-3' exonuclease PLD4: MDAKAGPPELLAPLCRTAEDPEWPCSRPRRSPCSRTSTVLGMLAVLGLGLVTLTYLLWQVPLPRTWHQHLEEVSPESWEALEGESGQQRDSCQLVLVESIPQDLPSAAGSPSAQPLAQAWLQLLDTAQESIHVASYYWSLTGPDIGVNDSSSQPGEAILQKLQQLLDKDITLMVATNSPSLSRNSTDLQVLAAHGAQVRQVPMRQFTGGVLHSKFWVVDGRHIYVGSANMDWRSLTQVKELGAIIYNCSRLAQDLEKTFQTYWVLGAPQAVLPKTWPQNFSSHINRFQPLRCHFDGMPTMAYFSASPPALCPRGRTQDLDAVLAVMEGAREFIFASVMEYFPTTRFSHPARYWPVLDNALREAAFGRRVRVRLLVSCGLSTDPTMFPYLRSLQAISNPSAGISVDVKVFIVPVGNHSNIPFSRVNHNKFMVTEKAAYIGTSNWSEDYFSSTSGVGLVVSQRAPSAQTGVQPAQEQLRQLFERDWSSRYAVGLDGQAPGQDCVWQG; encoded by the exons ATGGATGCCAAGGCAGGGCCCCCAGAG CTGCTGGCACCACTGTGCAGAACAGCAGAGGACCCCGAGTGGCCCTGCTCCAGACCACGCCGCAGCCCATGCAGCAGAACCAGTACG GTGCTGGGGATGCTGGCCGTGCTGGGGTTGGGCCTCGTGACTCTCACCTACCTCCTGTGGCAAGTGCCCCTTCCTCGCACCTGGCACCAGCACCTGGAAGAAGTGTCCCCTGAGTCCTGGGAGGCCCTGGAAGGAGAGTCTGGGCAGCAGAGGGACTCCTGCCA GCTTGTCCTTGTGGAAAGCATCCCTCAGGACCTGCCATCTGCAGCTGGCAGCCCATCCGCCCAGCCACTGGCCCAGGCCTGGCTGCAGCTGCTGGACACTGCCCAGGAGAGCATCCATGTGGCCTCATACTACTGGTCCCTCACGGGGCCTGACATCGGGGTCAATGACTCGTCTTCCCAGCCG GGAGAGGCTATTCTTCAGAAGCTGCAGCAGCTGCTGGACAAGGACATCACGCTGATGGTGGCCACCAATAGCCCATCCCTGTCCAGGAATTCCACCGACCTGCAGGTCCTGGCAGCCCACG GTGCCCAGGTGCGACAGGTGCCCATGAGGCAGTTCACTGGGGGTGTCTTGCACTCCAAATTCTGGGTTGTGGATGGGCGGCACATCTACGTGGGCAGTGCCAACATGGACTGGCGGTCCCTGACGCAG GTGAAGGAACTTGGAGCCATTATCTACAACTGCAGCCGCCTGGCCCAGGACCTggagaaaactttccagacatacTGGGTACTGGGGGCACCCCAGGCTGTCCTCCCCAAAACCTGGCCTCAGAACTTCTCATCCCACATCAACCGCTTCCAGCCCCTCCGGTGCCACTTTGACGGAATGCCCACCATGGCCTACTTCTCG GCTTCGCCACCAGCCCTCTGCCCCAGAGGCCGCACCCAGGACCTGGACGCAGTGCTGGCAGTGATGGAGGGTGCCCGGGAGTTCATCTTCGCCTCAGTGATGGAGTACTTCCCCACCACGCGCTTCAGCCACCCTGCCAG GTACTGGCCAGTGCTGGACAATGCACTGCGGGAAGCCGCCTTTGGCCGGCGTGTACGTGTGCGTCTGCTGGTCAGCTGCGGGCTCAGCACGGACCCCACCATGTTCCCTTACCTGCGGTCCTTGCAGGCGATCAGCAACCCCTCTGCTGGCATCTCAGTGGACGTG AAAGTCTTCATCGTGCCTGTGGGGAATCACTCCAACATCCCCTTCAGCCGGGTGAACCACAACAAATTCATGGTCACAGAGAAGGCAGCCTACATAG GCACCTCCAACTGGTCAGAGGATTACTTCAGCAGCACCTCGGGCGTGGGTCTGGTGGTCAGCCAGAGGGCCCCCAGTGCCCAGACAGGGGTGCAGCCCGCACAGGAACAACTGCGGCAACTCTTCGAGCGTGACTGGAGTTCCCGCTATGCTGTGGGCCTGGACGGACAAGCCCCAGGCCAGGACTGTGTCTGGCAGGGCTGA